A section of the Osmia lignaria lignaria isolate PbOS001 chromosome 16, iyOsmLign1, whole genome shotgun sequence genome encodes:
- the Gp210 gene encoding nucleoporin 210: protein MMIVTVLFTLFCVISNASVHRLNVPRVLLPVFNDFAVNFTLEVTDGACYQWSTSRLDIIQLIPINENVERTCSSAILIQTITREATRNTAIVLAEDVNNGQFLRCDVIVDAIFSLNLVTTTRELYIEEAPEAFEVRAYDEQGNEFTTLGGVEFLWSIDVADKHRADGKTPNDVLRFMTYQESQYETPPTVAALDATGKKGHIVLLEGIKTGTAKVSVRLPYPEYKHVPPIEVELIVIANLIIIPSDITVMVYDSFRYKIMQARHGRLEEISLPSNQYYLEAENPDILKIDNDHDSAYAKFYGRTKVFLHDKNVRDEYPVILPSAIVNVNDVAYINLAVLPNRNWGLILGHTHEIVVELYDSKDHKFYIGEGVEVSVKLDEHYFEPKLITQNGTYIVGVPIACGTMTVEATLYGIIDKHGKKVSFASRPSTRTELLIHTPVTIQPKVLAVPWDFKAKSRYDIVLKASGGDGSYVWSSRHPSIVTVSQNGGIRILAAGATEITVAMTRNQYNKDTARVYVLPPSKLKVIEYSMEAAVGEPIYLHIALYGKLINGTDSKEIPFNDCRDISFETYIPDGNFKQNDSKIIEPVGIACAVIAVSSVDVGTSEVTVVYNANGQYLTDNITVSAYEPLIAVHPSSKESLLAVGSSRKIVFKGGPHPRNSKPQSYTRNIEVSEKKIAEVIEHENSPTALYDLSVFEVMCKALGEVTLTYTISNIPLLPNCKSTHASETVRIICGKPRHIYLQPEFKDSKNCPISFNTERIMAHSDKNLKLITIIKDGKGRIFDNITSLHIEWDLKPSSVGFVEVPSGTIEETFTDMNVILSKYYYQNIIFKKHFGTLSLTATVTGYQKYILSKLKIVPEWPPFAIESERRIYETPLIETSMEIVLVNDTSINPNKLMILNDPTVKYYLQVSQGSGYYEFVLSADDIADVRYIESTKAISVTPKKSGALHLSLIDLCLPSKPAEAVIEVQQLAVIEIETVNKIEKGKCIVATLKLYDTNGHIIKLPSLNALEFKAEIDNECIEVKQLPANEHGNPPYSQLLYMIHGIGEGESQLTFVNKGGEQEIQSESVTIQVFLPLKVFPKNLTILVGTVYQVQTTGGPSNAEIEFSTKNSDVLNVDYNGIFEGKSVGQTKIIVRAIGLNARGNKVIYSEDYADIHVLYLEGVKIVVPTSRVKAGATFPLWAFGIPEHLTPLVIGSMHLPLTFMWSSSDSNLITLHNMYEGTGINIRYQNEVSLRAKAIGPGLATIYLNVTMPSNILAGFKNDVTYSTFVKVEIFEELRLTHLGLLLNVPMILMSPNSVLKLQTNRDKHGSTTYKILSNMHGNDSEDSYALTPASKTVSIDKNGVIKAGESLGKIVISITNTEAYNLKQTITVIVEVKPIHYMMLSLKSVLRIRNGEELNMLPKGMELDYILEYYDNVGTKFHAAEVDAKTISNRADLASFITTSKNIVTAKFIENGDLVVKAYNERYPNAMFDYVHMMIGDIVFPTKTTLTVGDVVCFSMPLLSPDGDPGYWQSSAPEILTVDPITGIGRAKNVGYAVVKHSLATHMQGEIEVNIQPIAKISIVPLRGRNITGTETFSVPLVLKSKDEQVKENNILSRGLGGCRTFTSFALTSFPYTCNVQFVSSTSSIGVKDLFLVKPRFDITTGFYYCDVIPIDSPNIVSSTVESRVQINAQSRDIEAVPLEVTYLPPVYVEAKEIVFVNTHSQTIPTATLEMYGLQSVLDHLNIDVPDGIAISARQYISKSTMQYKLRLMHNQDEIQGQKVIITNDITKQNISLFVRITKYENFIPLSGIHWVDYMYFHRYTFGTFAVIVITCFYIWKNKMANIDLNIKNRSVFVDKCPPQLKKTSTPCSTTFNSTNVSVPRTPITPIRPFSAFDPVYGDPRGLYSTSKRNRSMNT, encoded by the exons ATGATGATAGTTACAGTACTTTTTACTCTATTTTGTGTAATATCAAATGCTTCAGTCCATAGATTAAACGTACCCAGAGTTTTATTACCAGTATTTAATGATTTTGCTGTAAATTTTACACTAGAAGTTACCGATGGTGCTTGTTATCAATG gtCAACATCACGTTTagatattattcaattaattcctataaatgaaaatgttgaaagaacATGTTCTTCTGCTATTTTGATTCAAACAATAACAAGAGAGGCTACCAGAAATACAGCAATAGTACTTGCAGAAGATGTTAATAATGGCCAATTTTTACGATGTGATGTTATTGTTGATGCAATTTTCTCATTAAATCTTGTTACAACTACAAGGGAGTTATATATAGAAGAAGCACCAGAAGCATTTGAAGTACGGGCATATGATGAACAAG GAAATGAGTTTACAACTCTTGGTGGAGTAGAATTTCTTTGGAGCATAGATGTAGCTGACAAACACAGGGCAGATGGTAAAACACCAAATGATGTTCTGAGATTCATGACTTATCAAGAGTCACAATATGAAACTCCACCAACTGTTGCTGCCTTAGATGCAACTGGTAAAAAGGGGCATATTGTATTGTTAGAAGGAATAAAAACTGGCACAGCAAAG GTTTCTGTGAGATTGCCTTATCCAGAATACAAGCATGTACCACCAATAGAAGTTGAATTAATTGTAATAGCTAATTTAATCATCATTCCATCAGACATAACAGTAATGGTATATGATAGTTTCAGATATAAAATAATGCAA GCTCGTCATGGCCGTTTAGAAGAAATAAGTTTACCATCTAACCAATACTATTTAGAAGCAGAAAACccagatattttaaaaattgataatgacCATGATTCTGCATATGCGAAATTTTATGGTCGTACTAAAGTATTCTTGCACGATAAAAATGTTCGCGATGAGTATCCCGTTATTTTGCCATCTGCTATAGTTAACGTGAACGATGTGGCTTACATAAATCTTGCTGTTTTGCCTAATAGAAATTGGGGCTTGATACTTGGTCACACTCATGAAATTGTAGTTGAATTATATGATAGCAAAGATCATAAATTTTATATCGGAGAAGGTGTTGAAGTATCAGTAAAATTAGATGAACACTATTTTGAACCAAAATTAATCACACAAAATGGAACTTACATTGTTGGTGTGCCTATTGCATGCGGGACAATGACTGTTGAGGCCACCCTTTATGGTATAATTGACAAACATGGTAAAAAGGTTTCTTTCGCGTCGCGTCCTAGTACAAGAACTGAACTTTTGATTCATACTCCAGTTACCATTCAACCTAAAGTACTAGCTGTTCCGTGGGATTTTAAAGCTAAATCACG gtacgatatagtgttaAAAGCAAGTGGAGGAGATGGATCATACGTGTGGTCAAGTAGACATCCGTCGATAGTAACAGTTTCTCAAAATGGAGGAATACGGATTTTAGCAGCAGGCGCGACAGAGATAACCGTTGCAATGACTAGAAATCagtataataaagatacagcaaGAGTATATGTATTGCCACCTTCGAAGTTAAAAGTAATAGAATACAGTATGGAAGCAGCAGTAGGAGAACCAATTTATCTCCACATCGCATTATACgggaaattaattaatggaaCAGACTCGAAAGAAATTCCTTTCAACGACTGTAGAGATATCAGTTTTGAAACGTACATTCCAGATggtaattttaaacaaaatgatAGCAAGATCATAGAACCTGTTGGGATAGCATGCGCTGTTATAGCGGTCTCTAGCGTAGATGTTGGAACATCTGAAGTGACTGTAGTGTATAATGCTAATGGCCAATATTTAACTGATAATATCACTGTATCCGCCTATGAACCGCTAATAGCAGTACATCCAAGTAGTAAGGAAAGTTTGTTGGCAGTGGGATCTTCGAGAAAAATAGTTTTTAAAGGTGGACCCCATCCACGGAATAGCAAGCCTCAGAGTTACACGCGAAATATTGAAGTATCTGAAAAAAAGATTGCCGAAGTGATAGAACACGAAAATTCACCGACCGCATTATATGACTTATCTGTTTTTGAAGTAATGTGTAAAGCACTTGGTGAAGTGACGTTGACGTACACAATTTCGAATATCCCTCTGTTACCGAATTGCAAAAGTACACATGCATCTGAAACGGTACGAATTATTTGTGGGAAACCCAGACACATTTACTTACAACCTGAGTTTAAAGACAGTAAAAACTGTCCTATTAGTTTTAATACCGAAAGGATAATGGCGCATagcgataaaaatttaaaacttaTCACTATAATAAAAGATGGAAAAGGCAGAATCTTTGATAACATTACGAGTTTACATATTGAATGGGATTTGAAACCATCGTCCGTAGGTTTTGTTGAAGTCCCTTCGGGTACTATAGAAGAAACATTTACAGATATGAACGTAATTTTATCCAAgtattattatcaaaatattattttcaaaaagcaTTTCGGTACTCTCAGTTTAACAGCCACAGTTACTGGCTATCAAAAGTATATACTGAGTAAATTGAAGATAGTACCTGAATGGCCACCTTTTGCAATTGAGAGTGAAAGAAGAATTTATGAAACTCCGCTTATAGAGACTTCCATGGAAATAGTTCTAGTTAATGATACTAGCATCAATCCTAACAAATTAATGATACTAAATGATCCTACCGTCAAGTATTACTTACAAGTGAGTCAAGGTTCTGGCTATTACGAATTCGTACTAAGTGCAGATGACATTGCAGATGTGCGGTACATAGAGTCAACGAAAGCAATTAGCGTTACTCCAAAAAAATCCGGAGCACTCCATTTATCTTTGATAGATCTCTGTTTGCCTTCAAAACCGGCTGAAGCTGTGATCGAAGTGCAACAACTTGCCGTCATAGAAATTGAAACGGTGAATAAAATCGAGAAAGGAAAATGCATAGTCGCTACGTTGAAACTTTACGATACAAATGGCcatattataaaattaccaTCCTTAAATGCGTTAGAATTTAAAGCAGAAATCGATAACGAATGCATAGAAGTTAAACAATTGCCTGCTAACGAACATGGTAATCCTCCTTATTCTCAATTATTGTACATGATACATGGAATAGGCGAAGGTGAATCTCAGTTGACTTTCGTGAACAAAGGAGGTGAACAAGAAATACAAAGTGAATCGGTAACCATTCAAGTTTTCCTTCCTTTAAAAGTTTTCCCAAAAAATTTGACTATACTAGTAGGAACCGTTTATCAAGTACAAACGACCGGTGGTCCGTCAAACgcagaaattgaattttctacaaaaaacagTGATGTTTTGAACGTCGATTATAATGGTATATTCGAAGGGAAATCAGTTGGTCAAACAAAAATAATTGTCAGAGCTATTGGTCTGAATGCCAGAGGTAACAAAGTCATTTACTCTGAGGACTATGCAGATATACATGTACTGTATCTCGAAGGAGTTAAAATTGTTGTTCCAACAAGTCGAGTAAAAGCTGGTGCAACGTTTCCACTTTGGGCATTTGGTATCCCAGAACATTTAACACCGCTTGTCATAGGATCTATGCATTTACCTTTAACATTCATGTGGTCATCCAGTGATTCTAATTTAATAACTTTACATAATATGTACGAAGGTACTGGTATTAACATCAGATACCAAAATGAAGTATCTTTAAGAGCGAAAGCTATTGGCCCGGGATTAgcaacaatttatttaaatgttacAATGCCGTCTAATATATTAGCCGGTTTCAAAAATGATGTAACATACAGTACATTTgtaaaagttgaaatttttgaagagtTGCGTTTAACTCATCTTGGATTACTCCTTAAtgtgccaatgatattgatgTCTCCAAATTctgttttaaaattacaaacgaATCGCGACAAACATGGTTCAactacttataaaatattgtcgAATATGCATGGAAACGATTCAGAGGATTCATATGCTTTAACACCGGCATCTAAGACTGTTAGTATTGATAAGAACGGCGTTATAAAAGCCGGTGAAAGTTTGGGAAAAATAGTCATTTCTATCACAAACACAGAGGCGTATAATTTAAAGCAAACGATAACTGTCATTGTCGAA GTTAAACCCATTCATTATATGATGCTGTCTTTAAAATCAGTCTTACGAATTCGAAATGGTGAAGAATTAAACATGTTACCCAAGGGTATGGAATTAGATTATATCCTTGAATATTATGATAACGTTGGAACAAAGTTTCATGCAGCTGAGGTTGATGCAAAAACTATATCGAATCGCGCTGATCTTGCATCTTTCATTACAACTTCTAAAAATATAGTTACTGCAAAATTTATTGAGAATGGAGATCTTGTTGTAAAGGCATACAATGAAAGATATCCAAATGCAATGTTTGATTATGTACATATGATGATCGGCGATATAGTTTTCCCAACAAAg ACAACACTAACCGTGGGTGATGTAGTATGCTTCTCAATGCCACTTCTATCTCCTGACGGTGATCCTGGTTATTGGCAATCATCAGCTCCTGAAATATTGACCGTGGATCCTATTACAGGAATAGGGCGAGCTAAAAATGTGGGCTATGCGGTAGTAAAACACAGTCTTGCAACTCATATGCAAGGTGAAATAGAAGTTAACATCCAGCCTATTGCAAAG ATATCGATCGTACCATTGAGAGGTAGAAATATCACAGGAACTGAAACATTTAGTGTTCCTCTAGTTCTTAAAAGTAAAGATGAAcaagttaaagaaaataatatcttGTCCAGAGGATTGGGTGGTTGTAGAACGTTCACTTCGTTTGCTTTAACTTCGTTCCCTTATACCTGCAATGTACAATTTGTGTCATCTACCTCATCCATTGGAGTGAAGGATTTGTTCCTGGTTAAACCACGATTCGATATTACAACTG gTTTCTATTATTGTGATGTAATACCAATAGATTCCCCAAATATAGTTTCTAGTACGGTAGAGAGTCGCGTTCAAATAAACGCACAAAGCAGAGATATCGAGGCTGTACCTTTAGAAGTAACTTATCTTCCACCTGTCTACGTTGAAGCTAAAGAAATTGTATTTGTTAATACTCATTCTCAAACCATACCAACCGCAACACTTGAGATGTATGGTTTGCAATCGGTGTTAGACCATCTTAAC ATCGATGTTCCAGATGGAATAGCCATAAGTGCTCGTCAATACATTTCAAAATCTACAATGCAATACAAGTTACGGTTAATGCATAATCAGGACGAGATTCAAGGTCAAAAAGTTATCATTACAAATGATATTACAAAACAAAATATATcg CTTTTTGTACGTATAacgaaatatgaaaattttataccaTTGTCCGGGATTCATTGGGTGGATTATATGTATTTCCATCGTTACACGTTT